Part of the Oceanispirochaeta sp. genome, ACTGTCTTTCCTGGATGAGCCATTGGTCTAGATTCCTGGTTCTGCCGGGTTCGGCGTAGGGAGGCCTGACAAGAACCAGAGGATAGGAAAAGCCCAGAATTTCATCCAGTACAGTCTGAGTCAACGTAAACTCTCTTCCGATCTCTTCACTATCATTCAGACCATTGTTGAATATTCCCTGTGCAAGATTATGATGATGGTAGCTATGGTTTCCTATAAGATGTCCTTCATTGATCATTCTCATCAGAACTTCTTTGAGTCTATCTTTCTCATGGGAGTTTGAATATTCAAGATTTTTACCGTTAATAAAAAAAACGGATTGAAGACCGTGATATTTCAGAGCATCAAGAATTGATTCACTGACGGTTGTCATTGTACCGAACTGTTCAATCTCACTGAGATTCGGACCATCATCAAAGGTCAGATATACACTATGATTAAAATCATGTTCGCCCCAGAAGACACCCTGAAGCTGATCGCCTGGATAATTCAGATTCATTATGGCATTTAGATTTTCTAATGCGGGTACTGGATAATGAGTATGAACAATCGGGTCTTTAGATTTATTATTTTCTTCTGGTACAACTGCCGTCTGAAGGGCAGTTGTACCGGATTTATTAATGGGAGGAACAGTCCGGCAGTAGATAAAAAGAAATAGGCTCAGTGTCAGGAATAAAACGAAGAACCTGGCCTGGA contains:
- a CDS encoding polysaccharide deacetylase family protein, which codes for MAKIVKIKSMGNAAWYKDKIADSRIQKKLPERDLKLFLKKRTIQARFFVLFLTLSLFLFIYCRTVPPINKSGTTALQTAVVPEENNKSKDPIVHTHYPVPALENLNAIMNLNYPGDQLQGVFWGEHDFNHSVYLTFDDGPNLSEIEQFGTMTTVSESILDALKYHGLQSVFFINGKNLEYSNSHEKDRLKEVLMRMINEGHLIGNHSYHHHNLAQGIFNNGLNDSEEIGREFTLTQTVLDEILGFSYPLVLVRPPYAEPGRTRNLDQWLIQERQYLISLQFDSYDYAYKADGRWNEQGIMNRMSELLDDDKKGGVLLLHELENSALMLPDLLDKVILEKGYEIESMESLLEKKYGRES